In Labeo rohita strain BAU-BD-2019 chromosome 8, IGBB_LRoh.1.0, whole genome shotgun sequence, the genomic window AGTCATGGTTTCCATCCGTTTCTTCACATTTTTGCCACACTCTTCCAGAGAGGACCCTAAAAGAGGCAGTGAAACAAACGGACGATCAAAACAGGAAATTAAGCACTGAGCAAAGTCCATTCACACTGACACACCCTTTGAGTGTccatatattaaataactaactgaatttaatttggTAATTTCAGATGTTTCAAGAACTGTACGAtgtttaaagggaaagttcagccaaaaatgacaattacccaatgatttactcaccctcaagccatcccaggtgtatatgacttccttctttcagacgaataccaTCGGAGTCCTGACTCttcaaactttataatggcagtgaataagTGTAAAaatttgaagtccaataaaatgcatccatccattataaaaagtgctccatGTAGCTccggaggttaataaaggcctttgaAGGTGAATCGATgcttttgtgtaagaaaaataaattttttataaaccgtaatctctagcttccgctaactgacACACACGCTTTCACGAGAGTGTGGAGTTacaagtacaaaacgaggatttgtaaagaaaaaggATGCACAAATGCATCGACTCACTTCAGGAGGCCtgtattaaccccccagagctatgtggagcattttttttatgatggatgcatTTTTTGGACTTCTGTTGGACTATcaaacagccattcactgccctTGTAAAGTGTGGAAAAGctccaattgtattcatctgaaagaatgATATATACATGATggcttgaggttgagtaaatcataaggtaattttcatttttgggtgaactatccctttaacagaaTCAACATATGTTCAGGTATGTGTATTAGCTTAGAAAATCCTTgacaaagtttttatttttgcagtcgaaaaaaacaatttattgttAGCAATGCGTTCACGGTGTGTAAAGGTTGAGTCAAATTAGGAGTCAGTAGGTGTGATGTGAAACCTGCAAAGTTTAGTGATgaattttaaccacaaatgtgaCGTCACTTTACTTGCTGTTGGCCTACATCTCTTCCAGCAGTTTTAgcaatttgtttattattttgatatagCATTATTTGTAacccattttatttcacatccAGCTTAGGCTCTAAGATCTTAACCTCCTGAGACCCAGGAAAAGCATTTAgtaaaaaatttgtattttttcatgtcattacattgtttacagcattaataaaatgtaaaaatataataataataattacaaaattaaaattttaaatgatattttattcataagtTATGATATGTTCTCAGtagataaaaaaacatgaataaacgtGCATAGgcaaaaatagctgtttttttttttaatcaatatatttttagttttcaggatttttcggTATAAAGATGAGTCTCAACTGTGTTATAACAATGATTTTATGTGccatttttctttatgcaaaatgtgtgtaaaatggcCATAAACAGGTTTACTCATTATATACAGTGTATCTATAAACTAAATCTAATTTGcatgttaatgtgtttttgggacaaaatgtaatgaaaaaagaAGTGCAATAATGGGAGTAATAACTGAcaagattttcataataatatataatatttcataggaatactgaaatataatttctctCCCTATTCATTTGTTGTGTCTcccaaaatgtgtaaaaaaaacatgcttttagtCCCAGTGTCCTCATATGAGGACATGTATGAAATCAACGCCCTGTTTTgtaaaagaaagtcatattttgatttgaCACCCCATAACATTTTCCTGAGATGTTGATTTATGACACACAGTTTAAAAATGAGTcagatttaaatgataattacaaAATAGTATCATATTTACATAAGAGGACATTTTTGAAGACCAAGGAGAGGGAGTGGTCATGGTGAAACATCCCAACATTTAGTATCTCTGAAAATCCCTGAATGTGCTCTGTAGGAGAAAATCACTAAAACATAATGTCCTCATACTGTATGAGGATGCAGGGTCTCAGGAGGTTAAGGTGGGCTATTAGACTTCAGGGTGGGCTGTAGAATTGTGAAGATGGCTGATGTCAAGTTCATAACTGGGTCACTCCTTTAGACCCTGGACTGTTCTTTTGAAAGTTTGCCGAGGCCCCCTATTCGGCCCTGGTCCCCCAGTTGAGAACTGCTTTAGATATACCATCAAATGTCAAAGCAACAGCGCCGAACGTTCCCACTTGTAATGGCCACAGCTCACTGCATTCATAAATATGGGTCATTTCCTGTTTTACATGAACCACATACATGAAAAATGCAATTCTTATTATTAACCAGTTGATAAgcaagacagacagagagagaccaACTCAGTATGCTATATACagatgtaatgtaaaaaaaaaagtcagagcaAGGGCAGTTTGATGTAAAGATGCCTCTGGCTATTGCAGAGGGAAATATCAGCCTAGCGTTTCACGTACTGTCACTGCGTGAAAATCTGATAATAATGAGATTTTCTCGCGGCGACCAGAACAATTATAAACCTTTGAGTGTGTAAATGGGTtcagatatttatttatcttgaTAGTTCTCTGGCCAGAGACTCGTCTCCACCTTTACTTCCCGTCGCGCTGGCTGTCAGATCACCAAAGATGACATACTGAGCCGCATCTTTCGGCTTTAAAACGCTAACCAACACGACAACATACATAATCCGTTTAGGCAAATTACAAACTCATTTTCAAGactgtacattataataaaAGAGATATTCATCGGCTAAACGGAGCGCTAGGACCTGGGAGATTTTCCAAAAGTACAGTGTGTCGGCTTGCAACCCGTGCGGCGCTAGGACCCGGCGGGGCCTTTGTTTGGGTCGTGGTGGCCGGGGTTTGCTCTTTTCGAACAAATCCATTTCCTGTGCTCGCTCGACGCGATTATAGCCGAAAGTATCGAGAGCTCGACGTTATTTTACTCACCATCCGACGTGGATAGGTTCGCTTTGTCGATCCAAGCGGCCCAGCTTTGCCCTACAAAGTCAAGGATGGAAATCCGCCGATCTAGGGCAGCCATTACTGTCTTAGCGCGTGCACGATCCGCCACCATCACGACGGGAACGCATTGCGACGTCATCTTGCGCGTTCACTACGGATTACCTTCTAGTGATGAGAGGTCCGACTCAATTCGGCGAGTCGGCTCTTTTGAAATGTTCGTTTCAAAGAATCAGTTCACTCAAACAGATTCAGTGATTATTTTACGTTCCAGCCAATAAAGAAACCTGTctccataaatcagaaaataaaaaagacagaaacCAATTCACCAGACGgcttttagaaattaaaaatatccctctgttaaaaaaaacacgtagaaataaactaaaaagttTGGTTAAAAGTGCTGAAGTGGGGATTTCTAGCTCAGTCAAAAATCAAAACTCCTTTTGAGAAATGTGTATAATATAAgagtaataatataaatgatgatATTTGTTTTTGGATGTTATCTTTCCACTGGAAGGAAGACGTTATGGAAGTAAAGTAGtccaaaatatatgtatataaaaaaaagatcaaagcattaaaaacaatatttttgcatGTTGTGCCTTTTCtttaagtaacttaaaatttcgGTTCACTCCAAACACTTAACTCAAGAGAAATAAATGTCCGAAACAGAAGACTTGTTGAATCGAGATCTGCTCAGATCGATTCAATTAGATTCGTGAACAAATTGTTCACTCTGTGACCGAGTTCAACGATTCATTGAAAAGATCCGTTTCAAAAGAATTACCTCACGAATCGGACATCGCTTCATGCTCGTGTCCGTACATTTGCTGGAAATACCCATTAAGGAAATACCCAATTTTCTGTATATTACATCATACTGTGTAAACTCGgttaaaaaaggcaaaaagaagaaatagcaagttaataaatcataatagtaataaaaacatCCTTACAACTCACCAACAGTTGTTCACAATAATGCAAGCTGattctgtttacattttgtcTAAGAAATGTGTTTTGCCTTTTATGCAGTTTGTAGccaaagtaaattaaaatgattaattttcataaataatttatcGAATAGAAATTACAAATATGTGGGCTAACTAACAATatgatgcacacacacacacacacacacaaaccagtttgtttatttattgatttatatcCTTATTTTAAGAAAGCCTCAAACAGTATTAaacacaagcaaaaacagtcgtGCCTGatataatgtaaacatttcttaaatacaGGCTACAAGGCACACAGTTCAATTAATAACAGTACATTTCAACCACAAAAAGCACAGTGGAAATGTTAAGCCGAGATGATATTTTATAAAGGCAAAACTGACTAAACATAACAGAATTGTGTACTGCACAGCTTTCTTTGTTATAAAAAGGGAACAACatcaaaacaaattcaaattcaagttatatatcaaattcaaaatatagtAATTCAGTGAACAGGAGCTAAAAACATTACGTACATTTTGCTCATGATTGTAACAGTAAAGAgatgaaatataacattttaatgaagcAATTTACTTCGtacaaacttctttttttttttgctaaggTGCCCTTGTACCTTTCCTAAGTATACAGCTGTGCTGTAGTGTGTAAAATGCACATCTAAATTTGACCATATTTGAATATAAGGACCTTTAGTGAATTTGTGACACAGGTCAAGTAAGGACCACAGTAGCACCACATTAATACTGCAACAACACCTGCTTGATGAATGTGGATGTGACCTGCTGTTTAATTATGGCTGTCCTGCTCCCGCTTGCTGATTGGCTGACTTGTGTAATGGCGTCTCCTTGTAAAGGAACCAGCAGTTGCCTCCCCACAGGATAAGGTTGAGGAATCCCAAGATCTATAATAGATTCATAGGTTCACATTATGTGCATTAGTAAcctcatttgattttttttttattaatttgattcaCATTACATATGTACAGACAAAGGATGGCAGTAAAAATAAGCGGGAAAATaggataaataaatcataaacaagtaaaataaatgatccATGTATTATGTCATGGGTTTAGCATTTTACTATACATTATAGTCCTCTTACCACTGAAGAATTGAGGCGGCCCATTAAGGGGATGTGCCCAGCAGTACACTTGTTTACTACTTTGGCACACAATTCAGTCGTGTGCACAAGCGTATTTGGATTGGTTGAATGTTTCACACCCGTAAGGCCTTTTCCCCATGCAGATGAACACACCAGCCAGAGAAACGCAAAGATCCAAGTTAACAGTAGATCCTAATGAAAGtaacatgtaaaaatatatacatgtaaattattaaatgtattattaataatattattatagttattctAATATACCTGTCAGATGTTTGGAATAAATATAattcttaatgtttttgaagtctTATGtttaccaagactgcatttatatgattaaaaatacagaaaacaaaaaaacatcagaaagatCAGAATATTCAAAAGAAACtagctttctttttatatattttatatatattttacttcagtctttagtgtcacatgattcttcagaaatcattgtaatatgccgatttgatgctcaagaaatatttcttcctattatcaatgttgaaaacagctgaacagttttttttatgaatattaaatacaaaataattgaatttttttggaaaaagaaatcttctgtaacattatttctttctttatggttaatttttctcagtttaatgtgtccttgctaaataaaagtattaatttcctatttatttaatttattttaatttcatttaaagaaTTGAATTCCTTAGTTTCttttcttaaattaaaacaaatgataaaagggtaacttaaagggttagttcacccaaaataaaaattcggtcactaattattcaccctcatgttgttccaaacccataagacctttattttaaatatcaaattaagatatttttgatgaaatcctagagctttctgaccctccatagacagcaacacaactaccacgttcaaggcccagaaacgtaATAAGgatgtcaaaatagtccatgtgacatcattggtCCACGAgaatcctttttttctttttttattcttgtagctttataattacatttgaaccactgatgtcacatggactattttgttaTTCTtgttacctttctgggccttgaacgtggaaGGACCTTCgctgtctaagcagggtcagaaagcatgtagatttcaacaaaaatatcttaatttgtgttttgaagatgaacaaaggcctaatgggtttggaacaacatgagggtgagtaattaatgacagaattttcatttttggtgaactaaccctttaattccGCTGTGCCATTGCAGTAATAAGTTACAGAAACTAAGCATacattgacttcttttaaaaatcctAATTATTCCATAGGTTTTATGTTCATATGTGTTATTAATGCAccagtgttttatatttaacactCAAATGCCTTTACTTTATCCTCAAGACACTTTGTTTGGACTAACAGTTGCAGCTGTTGTCAGAAAAACCCACCCGTCTGTTTCTTCATTTACACACAAGCGGAACTCTTCCCACCCCCACACAGCTCAGAAACAGCTCACAAAACTTCATACAACCAAGTGATGCTGAAATCCAGCATAATATCGAACAGGCTAATTTAATAACAGTCAGGAAGTGTGTAAATTAACTTTTCAGACATGCAGTGACTGGCATTCACTTCCCATACAACATCTCAGTCAGCCACTGAATATGAATTGAATATGCAACATGAATATGAAGGCATGCAAAGACATAGCAGTGGTTAAGAATGCACACAGAAGTATTAAAACAGATACAGTGTGAGCTTAAACCTATACACACTCACAATGCTGGGGCCACGAGGAGATTCACGGTAGATGTGCTGGTAACCCAGATACAACACGAGAGTAACTGTGCTGTACAGGAAAGCCAGAACTCCAATAGCTACAAAGAACTCGGCGGAAGATGAATAATCTCCAATCAGATGTTTGGTTTTAAACGTGGTTCCATTTACTGTGCAGTTTGGGATGTTGTAACTGTGGGTACTGAGCCTTTGcaacaaagaacaaaattattacaaatatatttattaaaaacaatgagtttcagatacattttaatcaTATCATTTACCTAAAAGGATAGCTGAAGGATACATTTATTTCCTTGTTGACACTGTTCTGGCACTTGACGTTGAAACTGCTAGAGCCAGAATAACCCCCAGTTGTAGCAAAAGCAAAAATAGCAAATATCTGTAAACACAGTTAGTGAATACAAAGAGATGGAATGAATGAACGTTCATATGAATACCACAGGAAGCGTGTatataattaaactaaaactagcATATGAAGAAATGCAAATAATCTATCTGAATCAGCATTAAAAGCCTCACACAGCCTCAATGCTTTGTGGTTCCTCTTTTTAACGCCatctttttacaaaaaaaaaacaaaaacttatagaCAAAGACAATACAGAAATTGTTTACAGACACCTTATCTTTAAGCTATCTGATAAACCACAAAGATAAACTGGGTCACACAGCTGAATCAAGGAAAAAATGTACACCACATTAACCCAAAAAAAAGGATTCGTTCGGTGACTTAAATAAGGAGAATACTGCCATATGTTGTGACTTTCTTTCTAATAACGTGTGATGTACATACACAGAATAGTTCAAAATCGTAAGTACATTAACAGAAAAGCACGTACCCATTCCAGTACACGTATAAATCCCAGGGGCTCATTCAGAGGGCTGATATCTAACTGAAACCCGCTCATCATGTTCTgcaaataaaacagcatcagTAGCGGCCCATCAAACAACCGTTAAAAAGGGTGCGATAACCAAACATCCGGTGTTCTGACAATTTGTGCTACCCTGTCAGATTTTGCTACCTCCCATTAAAACAGATGGTAGCATAATTCGACAGCGAAAAATGCTACCTATCAGATTTTGCTTCcagcatgatattaatattgtgtgaGGCTTTATTAAcgtgtacacctaccccaaccctaaacataacattacagtatgaaaaacacagtgttggtagcacaatctgacaggtagcattatttgttaaaacaccGGAAACATTTGCTGCAGCATTTTCTCGAAAACTCTTTTCGCCCCTATTTCATCATATCTGAACAAAATTCTGCATTTAGCTTGAGCGAATTAAAGTCTGTAAAGCGCAAAGCGCTGAAAGCTTTTTGTTGCACTGAAGAAAAGGGGAGATTAAGAAACATTACCTTGTCCTAATAGGGGTTCGATCTTCAACTGGCTGGCAGGAGCCGCCACTGACAGGTCATGTGGTGGCAGCTGCCAGTCTGCCTGTCAGTGGCTGGTGGCAGCTGCCAGTCTGATgctggcaggtcacgtgacctgccagtgGCGGGCTGGTGGCTGGCAGTCTCAACCGCTTTAGATCTGTGAGTATAACGCGTTCTCTGTCACTCTAGCTGCAAGGAAATacactgttttattgttattaatgtaTTCTTATAACTCTGTTCTTTAGTATGATTgacgttttagtttttttttccacaattaaAAAGATCAAATGAAGGTGATCAGGACTGGTTGCTTACTGACGCTTCGCCTAaactcggagcgctctcgcggctgtcAGACCTGCCAGTGGAAGctacaataagctgccagttgagaACACGGCCATTTgaacactttattcataataaacctCATAAAATGTCGAcaaattaaaagactagacccataagaatatattaatgatcatcaagtaatatatttccttgtagcaagagtggcagagaacgcgttaacctcggagcgctctcgcggctgactgaactgccagtggaagcgacaataagctgccagttgaaatcacGGCCATTTTAACCGTTTATTCGTAAGAAACCTCCATAAAACGTCGGCATATAAAAAGACTAGACCCACAAGAATATATTAacgataataaaataatatatttccttgtagcaagagtggcagagaacgcgttaacctcggagcgctctcgcggctgactgAACTGGtagtggaagcgacaataagctgccagttgaaatcacggccatttaaacactttattcataattaGACTCCATAAAATGTGAATAAACTAAAAGACTAGACCCACAAGAATATATTAacgataataaaataatatatttccttgtagcaagagtggcagagaacgcgttaacctcggagcgctctcgcggctgactgaactgccagtggaaacgacaataagctgccagttgaaaccACGGCCATTTTAACCATTCATTCGTAAGAAACCTCCATAAAACGTCGGCATATAAAAAGACTAGACCCACAAGAATATATTAAcgatcataaaataatatatttccttgtagcaagagtggcagagaacgcgttaacctcggagcgctctcgcggctgactgAACTGGtagtggaagcga contains:
- the sypl2b gene encoding synaptophysin-like protein 2b isoform X1 — translated: MLFYLQNMMSGFQLDISPLNEPLGFIRVLEWIFAIFAFATTGGYSGSSSFNVKCQNSVNKEINVSFSYPFRLSTHSYNIPNCTVNGTTFKTKHLIGDYSSSAEFFVAIGVLAFLYSTVTLVLYLGYQHIYRESPRGPSIDLLLTWIFAFLWLVCSSAWGKGLTGVKHSTNPNTLVHTTELCAKVVNKCTAGHIPLMGRLNSSVILGFLNLILWGGNCWFLYKETPLHKSANQQAGAGQP
- the sypl2b gene encoding synaptophysin-like protein 2b isoform X2, with the translated sequence MMSGFQLDISPLNEPLGFIRVLEWIFAIFAFATTGGYSGSSSFNVKCQNSVNKEINVSFSYPFRLSTHSYNIPNCTVNGTTFKTKHLIGDYSSSAEFFVAIGVLAFLYSTVTLVLYLGYQHIYRESPRGPSIDLLLTWIFAFLWLVCSSAWGKGLTGVKHSTNPNTLVHTTELCAKVVNKCTAGHIPLMGRLNSSVILGFLNLILWGGNCWFLYKETPLHKSANQQAGAGQP